From the Rhodococcus sp. NBC_00297 genome, one window contains:
- a CDS encoding siderophore-interacting protein yields the protein MTDDTEPTFYWAEVVDRTTLSPNLVRLTFGGEDLRRYRPAGVADECVALYFPAPGDARPPAMQCVDGVWWYHDDAARPEGRNYTVRRVTDAGELVIDFVAHDGGVAASWALSARPGDVVVVTPPRHWFAPPADTAWFLLAADLAGLPALGRVLEELPANTRAHAIVEVLDEADVQTFESAAEVTVQWCVGSGNGHGPGVLPDAVQAWEFPPGEGYVFFAGEAADSRAVRKYVRREQGMGVDRFDIIGYWRVRAEQWLAKYTAVQKEVSAVYVGALQEGRSESEAALIYDEALEKVGL from the coding sequence ATGACCGACGACACGGAGCCGACCTTCTACTGGGCCGAGGTGGTGGACCGGACGACACTGAGCCCCAACCTCGTTCGCCTCACCTTCGGCGGGGAGGACCTGCGCCGGTACCGCCCGGCCGGTGTGGCGGACGAGTGCGTCGCGCTCTACTTCCCGGCTCCCGGCGACGCTCGGCCGCCGGCCATGCAGTGCGTCGACGGGGTGTGGTGGTACCACGACGACGCCGCCCGTCCCGAGGGCCGCAACTACACGGTGCGCCGGGTGACGGACGCCGGTGAGCTGGTGATCGACTTCGTCGCCCACGACGGCGGGGTGGCCGCCTCCTGGGCGCTGTCGGCGCGACCGGGCGACGTCGTGGTCGTCACTCCACCGCGGCACTGGTTCGCGCCGCCGGCGGACACCGCGTGGTTCCTCCTCGCGGCGGATCTCGCCGGGCTTCCGGCGCTGGGCCGAGTGCTCGAGGAGTTGCCCGCGAACACTCGGGCCCATGCGATCGTCGAGGTTCTCGACGAGGCCGACGTGCAGACGTTCGAGTCGGCGGCCGAGGTGACAGTGCAGTGGTGCGTCGGGTCCGGTAACGGGCACGGTCCCGGAGTGCTGCCGGACGCGGTGCAGGCGTGGGAGTTCCCGCCGGGCGAGGGTTACGTCTTCTTCGCGGGGGAGGCCGCGGACTCGCGTGCCGTCCGCAAGTACGTGCGACGCGAGCAGGGTATGGGCGTCGACCGTTTCGACATCATCGGCTACTGGCGCGTGCGAGCCGAGCAGTGGCTAGCGAAGTACACGGCGGTGCAGAAGGAGGTGTCCGCCGTCTACGTGGGCGCGCTGCAGGAGGGCCGTTCGGAGTCCGAGGCGGCTCTGATCTACGACGAAGCGCTGGAGAAGGTGGGGCTCTAG
- a CDS encoding SDR family NAD(P)-dependent oxidoreductase, which produces MTQSISPTDRRSAGTILITGASSGIGRATAHLYAERGWSIVVCARGRDGLAAVADECLQRGAAAVAVKPVDVVRGDDVTKVVTEVVEQFGRLDVCVHSAAVMSYGTFLDTPAEVFDHAVSVDLLGSANVARSTLTVFRDQEHGHLVVIGSLLGRIAVPWMGTYVTSKWGLRGLTRVLQQEVRQYPGVHVSAVAPGAVNTPIYEQAATVVGRAGSPPPPVAEPEVIARAVAAVVRRPQRERDADAVFGLVNKFASAGYSLVPAVFDRLVGPLMWRFGIAREPKDDSEGNVFHSRTAPPPRKVTARTGDRPH; this is translated from the coding sequence ATGACTCAGTCCATCTCTCCCACCGATCGTCGCTCCGCCGGGACGATCCTGATCACCGGCGCGTCCAGCGGTATCGGCCGCGCCACCGCCCACCTCTACGCCGAGCGCGGCTGGTCCATCGTCGTGTGTGCCCGTGGCCGTGACGGTCTGGCCGCCGTGGCCGACGAATGCCTGCAACGCGGCGCCGCCGCGGTGGCCGTCAAGCCGGTCGACGTGGTGCGCGGCGACGACGTGACCAAGGTCGTCACCGAGGTCGTCGAGCAGTTCGGCCGCCTCGACGTCTGCGTGCACTCCGCCGCCGTGATGTCCTACGGGACGTTCCTCGACACCCCGGCAGAGGTGTTCGATCACGCCGTGTCGGTCGACCTGCTCGGGTCCGCGAACGTCGCACGGTCGACGCTGACGGTGTTCCGCGACCAGGAGCACGGCCACCTCGTGGTCATCGGCTCGTTGCTGGGCCGTATCGCGGTGCCGTGGATGGGCACCTACGTCACGTCCAAATGGGGGCTGCGCGGCCTCACCCGTGTTCTCCAGCAGGAGGTTCGGCAGTATCCCGGCGTGCACGTCAGCGCCGTCGCACCCGGTGCCGTGAACACGCCGATCTACGAGCAGGCCGCCACCGTCGTCGGGAGAGCAGGATCGCCGCCTCCCCCCGTCGCGGAGCCCGAGGTCATCGCCCGTGCCGTCGCGGCGGTCGTCCGGCGCCCACAGCGTGAGCGGGACGCCGATGCGGTGTTCGGCCTCGTCAACAAGTTCGCGTCGGCGGGCTACTCGCTGGTGCCGGCGGTCTTCGATCGACTCGTCGGGCCGTTGATGTGGCGTTTCGGCATCGCACGCGAGCCCAAAGACGATTCGGAGGGCAATGTATTCCACTCCAGGACCGCACCTCCCCCGCGTAAAGTGACCGCGCGGACCGGAGACCGTCCACACTGA
- a CDS encoding GGDEF domain-containing protein, with amino-acid sequence MSDTGAGALVASARRARRQWRDSAHDGDPVRSDVVVVQGLAAICVLSTVLYGAVFLWVVTDPDYAVHWWVQSYNLLVAALAATTFWALHTPRAVWFYRHTDVVTFVAAALIIASPVLGNADADSGFPAFGLALSIVAAAALLQRRWHVVVVVTGGVLAWIALASVNGIGNVGVRTFAAAIVRTVLVAGLIHYVRIRTIGLLWERYRSVDRARARADSLSHRDDLTGLLNRRGLARGASPALADCERDAVPVGVLYLDLDGLKEINDRAGHDAGDTALIRLSGILHRSFRSDDLIARVGGDEFVVVLPGAGEQEVLDLGATALDGLGAAQLSVSAGVAVWNPAPGGVGPDLDELMRRADNAMYREKYRR; translated from the coding sequence GTGAGTGACACGGGGGCGGGCGCGCTGGTGGCGTCCGCACGCCGAGCGCGTCGGCAGTGGCGCGACAGCGCTCACGACGGCGATCCGGTGCGATCGGACGTGGTGGTCGTCCAGGGCCTCGCCGCGATCTGCGTGCTGAGCACCGTCCTGTACGGAGCGGTGTTCCTGTGGGTGGTGACGGACCCCGACTACGCGGTCCACTGGTGGGTTCAGTCCTACAACCTGCTGGTCGCCGCGCTCGCGGCCACGACGTTCTGGGCACTGCACACGCCGCGGGCCGTGTGGTTCTACCGTCACACGGACGTCGTGACGTTCGTCGCCGCAGCCCTGATCATCGCCAGTCCCGTTCTGGGCAACGCCGATGCGGACTCCGGTTTCCCCGCCTTCGGACTCGCGCTCTCCATCGTCGCCGCCGCCGCGCTGCTGCAACGACGATGGCACGTGGTCGTCGTCGTCACCGGGGGCGTACTGGCCTGGATCGCCCTTGCCTCGGTCAACGGGATCGGAAACGTCGGGGTGCGCACCTTCGCGGCCGCGATCGTGCGCACCGTTCTGGTGGCGGGGTTGATCCACTACGTGCGGATCCGCACCATCGGTCTGCTGTGGGAGCGCTACAGGTCGGTGGATCGAGCACGCGCTCGAGCCGATTCGCTGTCTCACCGAGACGACCTGACGGGGCTGCTGAACCGGCGCGGTCTCGCACGGGGCGCCTCGCCCGCGCTCGCCGACTGCGAACGTGATGCCGTGCCCGTCGGTGTCCTCTATCTCGATCTCGACGGTCTCAAGGAGATCAACGACCGAGCCGGCCACGACGCGGGCGACACGGCGCTGATACGACTGTCCGGCATTCTCCACAGAAGTTTTCGCTCCGACGATCTGATCGCCCGCGTCGGCGGCGACGAGTTCGTGGTCGTCCTCCCCGGGGCCGGCGAACAGGAGGTCCTCGACCTCGGGGCGACCGCCCTCGACGGGCTCGGCGCCGCGCAGCTCTCCGTCAGTGCGGGGGTCGCGGTGTGGAACCCCGCCCCCGGCGGTGTCGGCCCGGACCTCGACGAACTGATGAGGCGGGCGGACAACGCGATGTATCGCGAGAAATATCGGCGTTGA
- a CDS encoding YihY/virulence factor BrkB family protein: protein MTREQTTGDDPAHADPDDPRKPDSPTDLTKPSFMYVLRKTAREFSKDQCTDLAAALTYYAVLSLFPALLAVVSLLGVFGQGERTVTAVLDIVSDLGPSSAVDTLRGPVEQLVQAPTAGLALIIGLAGALWSASGYVGAFGRAMNRMYEVDEGRPIWKLRPVMLVVTLVGLICIAAAGLMLAVSGPVATAVGDAIGAGDTALTVWNIARWPVVLALIVLAVAILYYATPNVQQPKFRWISTGAGMAIVVWILASVLFGFYVANFSSYNKTYGSLAGVIIFLLWLWITNLALLFGAELDSELERGRQLQAGIEAEDHLQLPPRDTRVSEKNEETDREHVERGRALRLSHGEDSSAR from the coding sequence ATGACCCGAGAGCAGACGACGGGTGACGACCCGGCCCACGCGGACCCGGACGATCCTCGGAAGCCCGATTCACCCACCGATCTCACCAAGCCGTCGTTCATGTACGTCCTGCGCAAGACCGCGCGCGAGTTCTCCAAGGACCAGTGCACCGATCTGGCCGCTGCTCTCACGTATTACGCAGTGCTGTCGCTGTTCCCGGCTCTTCTCGCCGTCGTGTCCCTTCTCGGCGTGTTCGGGCAGGGCGAGCGCACCGTCACCGCGGTGCTCGACATCGTGTCCGACCTGGGGCCCTCGTCCGCCGTCGACACACTGCGCGGACCGGTCGAGCAGCTCGTCCAGGCGCCCACCGCCGGACTCGCCCTGATCATCGGTCTGGCCGGCGCCCTCTGGTCGGCGTCCGGCTACGTGGGCGCGTTCGGCCGCGCCATGAATCGGATGTACGAGGTGGACGAGGGCCGACCGATCTGGAAGCTCCGCCCGGTCATGCTGGTCGTCACTCTGGTCGGCCTGATCTGCATCGCCGCAGCGGGACTCATGCTGGCCGTCAGCGGTCCCGTCGCCACGGCCGTGGGTGACGCGATCGGTGCCGGCGACACCGCACTGACGGTGTGGAACATCGCGCGGTGGCCCGTCGTCCTCGCGCTGATCGTCCTGGCCGTCGCGATCCTCTACTACGCCACACCCAACGTGCAGCAGCCGAAGTTCCGATGGATCAGCACAGGGGCCGGCATGGCCATCGTCGTGTGGATCCTCGCGTCCGTGCTCTTCGGTTTCTACGTCGCGAACTTCAGCAGCTACAACAAGACCTACGGCTCGTTGGCCGGCGTGATCATCTTCCTGCTGTGGCTCTGGATCACAAACCTCGCTCTGCTGTTCGGGGCGGAACTCGATTCCGAGCTGGAACGCGGCCGCCAACTCCAGGCCGGCATCGAGGCCGAGGACCATCTGCAGCTTCCACCGCGCGACACGCGCGTCTCGGAGAAGAACGAGGAGACCGATCGCGAACACGTCGAACGTGGTCGCGCCCTGCGCCTCTCCCACGGCGAGGACTCGTCCGCCCGGTAG
- a CDS encoding NAD-dependent epimerase/dehydratase family protein: MPEQRSGLVVAVTGATGNLGTSVVDALVVDPAVSAVRAIARRSPVPTNGRPAWAPARTTFVEADIARDDLVPLFDGVDVVVHLAWQFQPSRDPVQTWDVNVVGAMRVFDAAAAAGVSALVHASSVGAYSPGSKDVRVTEDWPTHGWQGAAYTREKSYLERVLDRVETRNPDLRVVRMRPAFVFEASASTEQRRLFGGPFVPARLVRPAFVPVFPDIADLVFQGVHSRDVGRAFAAAAVREVSGAFNLAADPVITPATFAEILHARLIPLPASAVRLALDALFTARLVPTDPGLFDAVLRLPIMDSGRARDLLEWAPRHTAQDALAEFVRGVHEVDDAPTPPLSA, translated from the coding sequence ATGCCGGAACAACGCAGTGGGCTCGTCGTGGCCGTGACCGGAGCGACGGGAAACCTCGGGACCTCGGTCGTCGACGCGCTGGTCGTCGACCCGGCGGTCTCCGCAGTCCGTGCGATCGCGCGGCGCTCGCCCGTGCCGACGAACGGTCGTCCGGCGTGGGCTCCCGCACGGACGACGTTCGTCGAGGCGGACATCGCACGGGACGACCTGGTTCCGCTGTTCGACGGAGTCGACGTCGTCGTACACCTGGCGTGGCAGTTCCAGCCGTCGCGCGATCCGGTGCAGACCTGGGACGTCAACGTCGTCGGCGCGATGCGGGTCTTCGACGCCGCGGCGGCGGCCGGAGTGAGCGCGTTGGTGCACGCGTCGTCGGTCGGTGCCTACTCCCCCGGATCGAAAGACGTTCGGGTGACCGAGGACTGGCCGACGCACGGCTGGCAGGGCGCGGCCTACACGCGCGAGAAGTCGTATCTCGAGCGTGTGCTCGACCGGGTGGAGACGCGGAATCCCGACCTCCGGGTCGTCCGGATGCGCCCGGCCTTCGTCTTCGAGGCGTCGGCGTCCACGGAGCAGCGTCGACTGTTCGGCGGACCCTTCGTCCCGGCCCGGCTGGTGCGACCCGCGTTCGTCCCGGTCTTCCCTGACATCGCGGATCTGGTGTTCCAGGGAGTGCACTCCCGTGATGTCGGACGAGCATTCGCCGCGGCGGCGGTGCGCGAGGTGTCGGGCGCGTTCAACCTCGCGGCGGACCCCGTCATCACCCCGGCCACCTTCGCGGAGATTCTCCACGCGCGGTTGATCCCTCTGCCCGCGTCCGCGGTGCGACTCGCCCTCGATGCTCTGTTCACCGCACGCCTCGTTCCCACCGACCCCGGCCTCTTCGACGCGGTGCTGCGGCTTCCCATCATGGACTCCGGTCGCGCCCGCGACCTGCTGGAGTGGGCGCCTCGACACACCGCGCAGGACGCTCTCGCCGAGTTCGTCCGCGGCGTGCACGAGGTGGACGACGCCCCGACCCCGCCGCTGTCCGCGTGA
- a CDS encoding GGDEF domain-containing protein — protein MARITGPGSWTDRAQHSRTVWRSTARAGDPVRSDLVIVEGLATITALCTLLFGAVLVWMTTADDYAFSWWSKTYTFGVTVTAAITWCALHTPRAAIFYRHTDAVTLVAAILVVGSPVLAYASAGSAYPAFGLVLAIVAFAGILQRRAHIVTFTTLAVCAWTALAVAHGTDVSVQTFAVSVLRTVLVVAVIHYFRMKTIDLLWEKYRMVDEQRAAADSLSHVDDLTGLANRRGLQRRAATELDRCRRESRPVSVLYLDVDGLKDVNDTLGHDAGDAVLVRLAEMLGTAFRGSDIVARVGGDEFVVVLPDTDRTVALDLGASIRDLSMTTEVSVSVGLAVWSPGPHAPDLDDLTRRADNAMYRVKSRR, from the coding sequence ATGGCGAGAATCACCGGTCCCGGTTCGTGGACGGACCGTGCGCAGCACTCACGGACGGTGTGGCGATCCACGGCACGCGCGGGTGATCCGGTGCGCTCCGACCTCGTCATCGTCGAAGGACTCGCCACCATCACGGCACTCTGCACGCTCCTGTTCGGCGCTGTCCTGGTCTGGATGACGACGGCCGACGACTACGCGTTCTCCTGGTGGTCGAAGACCTACACCTTCGGGGTCACGGTGACCGCCGCAATCACCTGGTGTGCGTTGCACACCCCGCGTGCCGCCATCTTCTACCGGCACACGGACGCGGTCACCCTGGTGGCCGCGATTCTCGTCGTCGGCAGTCCGGTCCTCGCCTATGCCAGCGCGGGGTCTGCTTACCCGGCCTTCGGACTCGTTCTGGCCATCGTGGCCTTCGCCGGAATACTCCAACGTCGCGCCCACATCGTCACGTTCACCACGCTGGCGGTGTGCGCGTGGACGGCGTTGGCGGTGGCTCACGGCACGGACGTGAGCGTACAGACCTTTGCGGTGTCGGTGCTGCGAACCGTTCTCGTCGTCGCGGTCATCCACTACTTCCGCATGAAGACCATCGACCTGCTGTGGGAGAAGTATCGGATGGTCGACGAGCAACGTGCCGCGGCCGACTCCCTGTCGCACGTCGACGATCTCACCGGCCTGGCGAACCGTCGCGGCCTCCAGCGACGTGCGGCGACCGAACTGGATCGGTGCCGACGAGAGTCTCGGCCCGTGAGCGTTCTCTACCTCGACGTGGACGGTCTCAAGGATGTCAACGACACCCTCGGGCACGATGCCGGAGATGCCGTACTGGTACGACTCGCCGAGATGCTGGGGACCGCGTTCCGCGGCAGTGACATCGTCGCCCGCGTCGGCGGTGACGAATTCGTCGTGGTTCTCCCCGACACGGACCGGACCGTGGCGCTGGATCTGGGCGCGTCCATCCGCGATCTCTCGATGACCACCGAGGTGTCCGTCAGTGTCGGACTGGCAGTGTGGAGTCCGGGACCACACGCGCCGGATCTCGACGACCTGACGAGGCGCGCCGACAACGCGATGTATCGGGTCAAGTCACGGCGCTGA
- a CDS encoding methionyl-tRNA formyltransferase, with translation MRVAMFGYQTWGHTTLRTVIESDHEVVLAVTHPPSEHSYESIWSDSVEDLARAHDVPVHLALTPDDALRVALEEAKPDIIVANNWRTKLPRSIYDMPPHGTLNLHDSLLPRFTGFSPVIWSLISGAAETGLTAHRMDDELDTGDVVIQRSVPIGPRDTATQLVQATIDLIPEVLLEALGAIESGTAVWTPQDLSQRTFFHKRADIDSRIDWTWPAEDIDRLVRAQSDPYPNAWTHHRGRRLRIVEAHVSQGIYGGTPGRVFIHEGDGMAIVSGPNAHLGRNRALVIDAVRTEDDDRTIPAAEYFPRGGGYLTDAP, from the coding sequence ATGCGAGTGGCGATGTTCGGCTATCAGACCTGGGGACACACGACGCTTCGGACGGTCATCGAGTCCGATCACGAGGTGGTCCTGGCCGTCACCCATCCTCCCAGTGAGCACTCGTACGAGTCGATCTGGTCGGATTCCGTGGAAGATCTGGCACGCGCCCACGACGTGCCGGTCCACCTCGCCCTCACTCCGGACGATGCGCTGCGCGTCGCGTTGGAGGAGGCGAAGCCGGACATCATCGTCGCGAACAACTGGCGCACCAAGCTGCCCCGGTCCATCTACGACATGCCGCCGCACGGCACCCTCAACCTGCACGACTCACTGCTGCCCCGGTTCACGGGTTTCTCCCCCGTGATCTGGTCGCTGATCAGCGGCGCGGCCGAGACCGGCCTGACCGCGCACCGTATGGACGACGAACTCGACACCGGCGACGTCGTCATCCAGCGGTCCGTTCCGATCGGCCCGCGCGACACCGCGACCCAGTTGGTGCAGGCGACCATCGACCTCATTCCCGAGGTACTGCTCGAGGCACTCGGCGCGATCGAGAGCGGCACCGCGGTGTGGACCCCGCAGGACCTCTCGCAGCGGACGTTCTTCCACAAGCGTGCGGACATCGACAGCCGTATCGACTGGACGTGGCCGGCCGAGGACATCGACCGTCTGGTCCGCGCTCAGTCCGATCCCTACCCCAACGCGTGGACCCATCACCGTGGCCGTCGGCTCCGTATCGTCGAAGCGCATGTGTCGCAGGGCATCTACGGCGGTACACCCGGTCGCGTCTTCATCCACGAGGGTGACGGCATGGCGATCGTCTCCGGCCCGAACGCCCACCTCGGCCGTAACCGAGCGCTCGTGATCGACGCGGTGCGCACCGAGGACGACGACCGCACGATCCCTGCTGCGGAGTACTTCCCCCGCGGCGGCGGGTACCTCACCGACGCTCCCTGA
- the treS gene encoding maltose alpha-D-glucosyltransferase codes for MDPEVQHEPSEITYDESFYPARPRPLKPSVRRAYRTAGALPQGDADASNPEYVSWLVDRSMLHDAKLIAEQLSGKGSMWQNPYASPDPRGAVERAPVWFTAYPISLIAAPGQSFLGTLGDEALWQVFSDIGITAVHTGPVKEAGGLHGWHATPSVDGHFDRVSMQIDPAFGSEEEFRRLCVVASAYEGIVIDDIVPGHTGKGADFRLAEMNVSDYPGIYHMVEIEPQDWHLLPRVKAGQDSVNIDAESEANLARAGYIVGQLQRVIFYEMGVKETNWSATPVIRGVDGVERRWVYLHYFKAGQPSINWLDPSFAGMRLVIGDACHSIADLGAGALRLDANGFLGVERRTEGPGWSEGHPLSEAANHLISSVVRKMGGFTFQELNLTIDDIKAMGSSGADLSYDFINRPAYHHALVMGNTEFLRLTMNLARDHGVDTASLVHALQNHDEMTFELVHFATLHREDEFSYGGDVIKGGDLGDQIRAELCERLTGRWAPYNRTFTNNGIACTTASVITASLGIRDLDRMDDTDIETVKRAHLMLAMYNALQPGVFALSGWDLTGILPVPAEEVADLIREGDTRWINRGAHDLMNTSPDATRSESGIPRGRSLYGSLPEQMKDSTSFARQLSRILDVRTRYGIATATQLDVPSVSHKGLLVLVHQLGNGSISATVLNFTGDEIHATVQSKHLTGGATVVDLFTDQDIAVVDELGSFPMTLQPYQGVPVMLRG; via the coding sequence GTGGATCCGGAAGTTCAGCACGAACCCAGCGAGATCACGTACGACGAGAGCTTCTACCCGGCCAGGCCTCGCCCGTTGAAGCCGTCGGTGCGTCGTGCGTATCGCACTGCGGGCGCGCTGCCCCAGGGTGACGCCGACGCCTCCAATCCCGAGTACGTGTCGTGGCTCGTCGACCGGTCGATGCTGCACGATGCCAAGCTGATCGCGGAACAGTTGTCCGGCAAGGGCAGCATGTGGCAGAACCCCTACGCGTCGCCGGATCCGCGCGGAGCCGTCGAACGCGCACCCGTGTGGTTCACCGCGTACCCCATCTCGCTCATCGCGGCTCCAGGACAGAGCTTTCTCGGCACGCTCGGCGACGAGGCCCTGTGGCAGGTGTTCTCGGACATCGGCATCACGGCCGTGCACACCGGCCCCGTCAAGGAGGCCGGCGGACTGCACGGGTGGCATGCCACACCGTCGGTCGACGGCCACTTCGACCGCGTCAGCATGCAGATCGACCCGGCGTTCGGCTCCGAGGAGGAGTTCCGGCGGCTGTGCGTCGTCGCGTCCGCCTACGAGGGCATCGTCATCGACGACATCGTCCCCGGACACACCGGCAAGGGCGCCGATTTCCGATTGGCGGAGATGAACGTCTCCGACTACCCCGGCATCTACCACATGGTGGAGATCGAGCCGCAGGACTGGCACCTGCTCCCCCGCGTGAAGGCGGGCCAGGACTCGGTGAACATCGATGCCGAGTCCGAGGCCAATCTCGCTCGTGCCGGGTACATCGTCGGCCAGCTCCAGCGCGTCATCTTCTACGAAATGGGCGTCAAGGAGACCAACTGGAGTGCCACGCCGGTCATCCGCGGAGTCGACGGGGTCGAGCGCCGCTGGGTGTACCTGCACTACTTCAAGGCGGGTCAGCCCTCCATCAACTGGCTCGATCCCTCGTTCGCCGGTATGCGCCTCGTCATCGGCGACGCCTGCCACTCCATCGCGGACCTCGGCGCCGGCGCACTGCGTCTCGACGCCAACGGGTTCCTCGGAGTCGAGCGCCGGACCGAGGGTCCGGGATGGTCCGAGGGCCACCCGCTCTCGGAGGCCGCCAATCACCTCATCTCCAGTGTGGTGCGCAAGATGGGTGGCTTCACCTTCCAGGAGCTGAACCTCACCATCGACGACATCAAGGCGATGGGAAGCAGCGGCGCCGATCTGTCCTACGACTTCATCAACCGCCCCGCCTATCACCACGCGCTCGTCATGGGGAACACCGAGTTCCTCAGGCTCACCATGAATCTGGCGCGGGACCACGGTGTGGACACCGCCTCGCTGGTGCACGCGCTGCAGAACCACGACGAGATGACCTTCGAGCTGGTGCACTTCGCGACCCTGCACCGTGAGGACGAATTCTCGTACGGCGGCGACGTGATCAAGGGCGGCGATCTGGGGGACCAGATCCGCGCCGAACTGTGCGAACGACTCACCGGCCGGTGGGCGCCGTACAACCGCACGTTCACCAACAACGGGATCGCCTGCACCACCGCGTCGGTCATCACGGCGTCGTTGGGCATTCGCGACCTCGACCGGATGGACGACACCGACATCGAGACGGTCAAGCGCGCCCATCTCATGCTGGCCATGTACAACGCGCTGCAACCGGGCGTGTTCGCGCTGTCCGGCTGGGACCTCACCGGCATCCTCCCGGTGCCGGCGGAGGAGGTCGCCGATCTCATCCGTGAGGGCGACACCCGCTGGATCAACCGTGGGGCTCACGACCTCATGAACACCTCGCCCGACGCCACCCGGTCGGAGTCCGGGATCCCCCGTGGCCGCAGTCTCTACGGCTCGTTGCCGGAGCAGATGAAGGACTCGACGTCGTTCGCGCGTCAGCTGTCCCGCATCCTCGATGTGCGGACGAGGTACGGCATCGCGACGGCCACCCAGCTCGACGTCCCGTCCGTGTCGCACAAGGGGCTGCTCGTCCTGGTGCACCAGCTGGGCAACGGATCCATCTCGGCGACGGTGCTGAACTTCACGGGCGACGAGATCCACGCGACGGTGCAGTCGAAGCACCTCACCGGCGGGGCCACGGTGGTGGACCTGTTCACCGACCAGGACATCGCCGTCGTCGACGAGCTGGGCAGTTTCCCTATGACCCTGCAGCCCTACCAGGGCGTCCCGGTGATGCTCAGGGGCTGA
- a CDS encoding GAF and ANTAR domain-containing protein, protein MDTEGRAEGGLTPERLGEIVGSLGRRIEDTDELGELLQRSVDLAHDVIRGADSCGVTIDYDGTTYTAVYTDSTTLAVDEMQYETGEGPCLEASRTDTTIVVDCDSTEQRWPEFAAAARTEGVHSFLASPIRTLDGVIGSFNLYGSSADAFDDMDADILDSLTTTVGRAIGEHARYTDATTTVSGLRDAMARRAPIEQAKGILMAMRGLDADAAFDVLSREAQRRNVRVREVAADFVRDATRTDPAG, encoded by the coding sequence ATGGACACGGAAGGGCGGGCCGAAGGTGGCCTGACACCCGAACGACTCGGTGAGATCGTCGGCTCGCTGGGTCGACGCATCGAGGACACGGACGAGCTCGGCGAGTTGCTGCAGCGGTCGGTGGATCTCGCGCACGACGTCATCAGGGGCGCCGACAGTTGCGGCGTGACAATCGATTACGACGGCACCACGTACACGGCGGTCTACACCGACAGCACCACCCTCGCAGTGGACGAGATGCAGTACGAGACCGGCGAGGGTCCGTGCCTCGAGGCGTCCCGTACCGACACCACGATCGTCGTCGACTGCGACAGCACCGAGCAGCGGTGGCCGGAGTTCGCGGCCGCGGCGCGCACCGAGGGTGTGCACTCGTTCCTCGCCTCGCCCATCAGGACTCTCGACGGCGTGATCGGCTCGTTCAACCTGTACGGCTCGTCCGCCGACGCCTTCGACGACATGGACGCCGACATCCTGGACAGCCTCACCACCACGGTGGGACGGGCCATCGGCGAGCATGCTCGCTACACCGACGCCACCACCACGGTGAGCGGATTGCGCGATGCCATGGCGCGACGCGCCCCCATCGAGCAGGCCAAGGGCATTCTGATGGCGATGCGCGGTCTCGACGCGGACGCGGCGTTCGACGTGCTCTCGCGTGAGGCGCAGCGCCGGAACGTGCGAGTTCGCGAGGTGGCCGCCGACTTCGTGCGCGATGCCACCAGGACCGATCCGGCCGGCTGA